The Streptomyces sp. HSG2 genome has a segment encoding these proteins:
- a CDS encoding ketoacyl-ACP synthase III: MSGFDISGWGTALPERVITSAELADRFGVDEDWVVSRCGIRERRAVDPGQTTASLAVEAGRAALEKAGLTGADIAHLIVATATPEQPSPATSAFVHHELGIGGGAMDVNSECAGFVYGLVAAMGILRMDRRPILLIGSDTHTLTANPADRDLSILVGDGAAAVVLVPGPGDPVLAWNLGADGSCADALKVPAGGSRMPTTPETVAQGLHYAQIKGNEIYLHAVRFTVRTVRETLESAKVTPTEVDHVVPHQANIRIINSVLQHTGLRPEALVTNLERYGNTASASIPLALAEALDAGGIRPGELVLFAGFGAGMTWGSVLMRWGGAA, encoded by the coding sequence ATGAGTGGATTCGACATTTCGGGGTGGGGCACGGCCCTGCCCGAACGCGTCATCACCAGCGCCGAACTGGCGGACCGCTTCGGGGTCGACGAGGACTGGGTCGTCAGCCGCTGCGGCATCCGCGAGCGGCGGGCGGTCGACCCCGGCCAGACCACCGCCTCGCTGGCTGTCGAGGCGGGCCGCGCGGCGCTGGAGAAGGCCGGTCTGACCGGTGCCGACATAGCCCATCTGATCGTGGCCACAGCCACACCCGAGCAGCCCTCGCCCGCGACCTCCGCCTTCGTCCACCACGAGCTGGGCATCGGCGGCGGGGCCATGGACGTCAACTCCGAGTGCGCGGGCTTCGTGTACGGCCTGGTCGCGGCCATGGGCATCCTGCGCATGGACCGCCGGCCGATCCTGCTGATCGGGTCGGACACGCACACGCTGACCGCCAACCCGGCCGACCGCGATCTGTCCATTCTGGTGGGGGACGGAGCGGCCGCGGTGGTGCTCGTGCCGGGACCGGGGGACCCGGTACTGGCGTGGAACCTGGGCGCGGACGGCTCCTGCGCCGACGCACTGAAGGTGCCGGCCGGCGGCAGCCGGATGCCCACCACTCCGGAGACGGTCGCGCAGGGGCTCCACTACGCGCAGATCAAGGGCAACGAGATCTACTTGCACGCGGTCCGCTTCACGGTCCGCACGGTGCGGGAGACCCTGGAGAGCGCCAAGGTCACGCCCACCGAGGTGGACCACGTCGTCCCGCACCAGGCGAACATCCGCATCATCAACTCCGTACTCCAGCACACTGGATTGCGGCCGGAGGCCCTGGTGACCAACTTGGAGCGGTACGGCAACACCGCCTCGGCCTCCATCCCGCTGGCCCTCGCCGAGGCGCTGGACGCCGGGGGGATCCGCCCCGGGGAACTCGTGCTGTTCGCGGGGTTCGGCGCGGGGATGACCTGGGGTTCGGTGCTGATGCGTTGGGGGGGTGCCGCGTGA
- a CDS encoding NAD(P)/FAD-dependent oxidoreductase, which produces MAEAPMEPARDLRVAVIGSGFSGLGTAIRLQQQGIENFLVFERANEVGGTWRDNTYPGCACDVMSHLYSFSFAPNPHWKSTFGKQRELFDYLRDCADQFGVRSRIRFRHELTEARWDDLHKRWLLTTTGGNYTAQVLVTGTGYLSEPAIPDIPGLASFEGEVFHSAQWRHDLDLTGRRVAVIGTGASAIQFVPAIQQEVGHLDLYQRTPPWIGPKNDKVNSALQTRLLTSVPGYQRFRRNFNMWGREILAFVMARPALAAKMQKMASDHLKKSVPDERLRAALTPDYIMACKRLLFSDTYYPAIQQPNVELVTDGIAKVTADAVVTADGRERPVDTIILGTGFEAVRRPIAERLFGRDGVSLKEAWSEGMNAHRGTCVTGFPNLFMLLGPNTTLGHSSQVIMIEAQITYLLDALRTMDRRGLASVEVLPDAQRTYNEQLERRLSGTVWNAGNCRSWYLDEHGRNPSIWPTYTWRFRRAARRFDPAEHALSTTEDLRAPVPAAS; this is translated from the coding sequence GTGGCAGAGGCACCCATGGAGCCCGCACGCGACCTGCGAGTGGCGGTGATCGGCAGCGGCTTCTCGGGACTCGGGACCGCGATCCGGCTCCAGCAGCAGGGCATCGAGAACTTTCTCGTCTTCGAGCGGGCCAACGAGGTCGGCGGCACCTGGCGGGACAACACCTACCCCGGCTGCGCCTGCGACGTGATGTCGCACCTGTACTCTTTCTCCTTCGCGCCGAACCCCCACTGGAAGAGCACTTTCGGCAAGCAGCGCGAGCTGTTCGACTACCTGCGCGACTGTGCCGACCAGTTCGGCGTGCGCTCCCGCATCCGCTTCCGGCACGAACTCACCGAGGCGCGCTGGGACGACCTGCACAAGCGCTGGCTGCTGACCACGACCGGCGGGAACTACACGGCCCAGGTGCTGGTCACCGGCACCGGCTACCTCAGCGAGCCGGCCATCCCCGACATCCCTGGCCTGGCCAGCTTCGAGGGCGAGGTCTTCCACTCAGCGCAATGGCGCCACGACCTGGACCTCACCGGCCGCCGGGTCGCCGTGATCGGCACCGGCGCCTCCGCCATCCAGTTCGTGCCCGCCATCCAGCAGGAGGTCGGCCACCTGGACCTCTACCAGCGCACCCCGCCCTGGATCGGGCCCAAGAACGACAAGGTCAACAGCGCCCTGCAGACCCGCCTGCTGACGTCCGTGCCCGGCTATCAGCGCTTCCGGCGGAACTTCAACATGTGGGGCCGGGAGATCCTCGCCTTCGTCATGGCGCGCCCCGCGCTCGCCGCGAAGATGCAGAAGATGGCCTCCGACCACCTCAAGAAGAGCGTGCCGGACGAGCGGCTGCGGGCGGCGCTCACGCCCGACTACATCATGGCCTGCAAGCGCCTGCTCTTCTCCGACACGTACTACCCGGCGATCCAGCAGCCCAACGTGGAACTGGTCACCGACGGCATCGCCAAGGTCACGGCCGACGCCGTGGTCACCGCCGACGGCCGGGAACGGCCGGTGGACACGATCATCCTCGGGACGGGCTTCGAGGCCGTACGGCGCCCGATCGCGGAAAGGCTCTTCGGGCGCGACGGCGTCAGCCTCAAGGAGGCGTGGAGCGAGGGCATGAACGCCCACCGCGGGACCTGCGTGACCGGCTTCCCCAACCTCTTCATGCTGCTCGGGCCCAACACGACCCTGGGACACTCCTCCCAGGTGATCATGATCGAGGCGCAGATCACCTATCTGCTCGACGCCCTGCGGACGATGGACCGCCGCGGGCTGGCCAGCGTGGAAGTGCTCCCCGATGCCCAGCGGACCTACAACGAACAGCTCGAACGACGGCTCAGCGGCACCGTGTGGAACGCGGGCAACTGCCGGAGCTGGTACCTCGACGAGCACGGGCGCAACCCGTCCATCTGGCCCACGTACACCTGGCGCTTCCGCCGGGCCGCCAGGCGCTTCGACCCCGCCGAACACGCTCTGAGCACCACGGAGGACTTGCGCGCCCCCGTGCCCGCCGCGTCCTGA
- a CDS encoding 4'-phosphopantetheinyl transferase superfamily protein, with the protein MIEWLVPVGVAWAEAFDDTLLRPADPRELALVRGRPERVVRQFAAARTCARRCLDALGAPPGPLLRTTDGAPAWPTGFVGSVTHCAGYRGAVAARADAWGALGVDAEPALPLPPGVLGLVASQRERRMVARLTGKHPRLPWDRLLFSAKESVYKAWHPATRRWIGTAAIEVAFTAGGLLTAEVHPDRTPPPPVRRRSENGQAAGPGAGAPGHGGVAARYMGRWCVDRGLLLTAVAVPARTPPTVPARCAGPQVSV; encoded by the coding sequence GTGATCGAGTGGCTGGTGCCTGTGGGGGTCGCCTGGGCGGAGGCGTTCGACGACACACTCCTCCGGCCTGCGGACCCCCGGGAACTCGCCCTGGTCCGGGGCCGTCCGGAGCGGGTCGTCCGGCAGTTCGCCGCCGCACGCACCTGTGCCCGCCGCTGCCTGGACGCCCTCGGCGCACCGCCCGGCCCGCTGCTGCGCACGACGGACGGCGCTCCGGCGTGGCCGACGGGGTTCGTCGGCAGCGTCACCCACTGCGCGGGGTACCGGGGCGCGGTGGCGGCGCGCGCCGACGCCTGGGGGGCGCTGGGCGTGGACGCCGAACCCGCCCTCCCACTGCCGCCCGGTGTCCTGGGGCTGGTCGCCTCGCAGCGCGAGCGGCGGATGGTGGCCCGGCTCACCGGGAAGCATCCCCGTCTGCCCTGGGACCGGCTGCTGTTCAGCGCCAAGGAATCCGTCTACAAGGCGTGGCACCCGGCCACCCGCCGGTGGATCGGCACGGCCGCCATCGAGGTCGCGTTCACCGCCGGAGGTCTGCTGACCGCCGAGGTCCACCCCGACCGCACGCCGCCGCCTCCGGTGCGGCGACGGTCGGAGAACGGCCAGGCGGCCGGGCCCGGCGCCGGGGCGCCGGGACACGGCGGCGTCGCGGCGCGCTACATGGGCCGCTGGTGCGTGGACAGGGGACTGCTGCTCACCGCCGTGGCGGTGCCCGCCCGGACTCCCCCGACGGTTCCCGCGCGGTGCGCCGGGCCGCAGGTCAGCGTCTGA
- a CDS encoding class I SAM-dependent methyltransferase translates to MATIASHTGEPELDAVRHHYEVGNEFYRLLLGPSMMYSGGYWEQGEGLVEALDVAQERKLDVFADLARAAGRNRVLDIGCGWGTLAHRLTTKHGVREAVGLTLSRTQATYVAGLGNPAITTRVESWSEHRAPGAYDAAFCVNALEHFVPSSLPPKERTKRYRFFFQQTHEALVPDGQFVLHTMTAEAQPIGRKILADLKFLQRSEFTGMHIPHLHELAAATEGLFEVVELVNEREAFARACRAWLARLAERRDEAVALESEEVVARFERYLDIFAYTLEDRFFNNFRLTLARKG, encoded by the coding sequence ATGGCGACGATTGCCTCCCACACCGGGGAGCCGGAGCTGGACGCGGTCCGCCACCACTACGAGGTGGGAAACGAGTTCTACCGTCTGCTGCTGGGCCCCAGCATGATGTACAGCGGGGGCTACTGGGAGCAGGGCGAGGGCCTGGTCGAGGCTCTGGACGTGGCGCAGGAACGCAAGCTCGACGTGTTCGCCGATCTGGCGCGGGCGGCTGGACGCAACCGCGTGCTCGACATCGGATGCGGCTGGGGCACCCTCGCCCACCGCCTCACCACGAAGCACGGCGTACGGGAGGCCGTGGGCCTCACCCTGAGCCGTACCCAGGCCACCTATGTGGCGGGACTCGGCAACCCGGCCATCACCACCCGGGTCGAGAGCTGGTCGGAGCACCGCGCCCCCGGCGCGTACGACGCCGCCTTCTGCGTCAACGCCCTGGAGCACTTCGTCCCCTCCAGCCTCCCCCCGAAGGAGCGGACCAAGCGCTACCGCTTCTTCTTCCAGCAAACGCACGAGGCGCTGGTCCCGGACGGCCAGTTCGTCCTGCACACGATGACCGCCGAGGCCCAACCCATCGGGCGGAAGATCCTGGCGGACCTGAAGTTCCTCCAACGCTCCGAGTTCACCGGGATGCACATCCCGCACCTGCACGAGCTGGCGGCGGCGACCGAGGGCCTGTTCGAGGTCGTGGAGCTGGTCAACGAGCGCGAGGCGTTCGCCCGCGCCTGCCGCGCCTGGCTGGCCCGGCTCGCCGAGCGGCGCGACGAGGCGGTCGCGCTGGAGAGCGAGGAGGTGGTCGCCCGCTTCGAGCGCTACCTGGACATCTTCGCGTACACACTGGAGGACCGCTTCTTCAACAACTTCCGGCTCACGCTGGCCCGCAAGGGGTGA
- a CDS encoding SDR family NAD(P)-dependent oxidoreductase, which yields MSVQGAGQRPAAPVALVTGASGGLGQALAVELDALGCRVAVHYRSAASQAEAVRAKLTHDSVVVGADVGSWEEVKDLYGRVEEALGPIEVVVNNGAIRRDALMAMQSPDDWHEVIRTNMLGTFHTCRVALPHMLRRRWGRIVNVVSPSGLIATAGQTAYSASKAGVIGMTRTLAAECGRRGVTVNALSPGFMITGMTQDLPVRVVEDMASKAPVPRFVTVEEVARGVSLFLDQDCMTGQVVSIDSGVSVM from the coding sequence GTGAGCGTACAAGGAGCCGGGCAGCGCCCCGCCGCGCCGGTGGCGTTGGTCACCGGCGCTTCCGGCGGGCTCGGGCAGGCGCTCGCGGTGGAGCTGGACGCGCTGGGCTGCCGAGTGGCCGTGCACTACCGCAGCGCGGCCTCACAGGCCGAGGCCGTGCGCGCGAAGCTGACGCACGACTCCGTGGTCGTCGGCGCGGACGTGGGGTCCTGGGAGGAGGTCAAGGATCTGTACGGCCGCGTCGAGGAGGCCCTCGGGCCGATCGAGGTCGTGGTCAACAACGGGGCGATCCGCCGGGACGCCCTCATGGCGATGCAGTCCCCGGACGACTGGCACGAGGTCATCCGGACCAACATGTTGGGCACGTTCCACACCTGCCGGGTCGCGCTGCCGCACATGCTGCGCCGGCGCTGGGGCCGGATCGTCAACGTCGTCTCGCCCTCGGGCCTGATCGCCACCGCGGGGCAGACGGCGTACTCCGCGTCCAAGGCCGGGGTCATCGGTATGACCCGGACGCTGGCCGCCGAGTGCGGGCGACGCGGGGTGACAGTGAACGCTCTCTCGCCGGGGTTCATGATCACGGGTATGACCCAGGACCTCCCGGTGCGGGTCGTGGAGGACATGGCCAGCAAGGCGCCGGTGCCGCGGTTCGTCACGGTGGAGGAGGTCGCCCGCGGTGTGTCGCTCTTCCTCGACCAGGACTGCATGACGGGTCAGGTGGTCAGCATCGACAGCGGCGTCTCCGTCATGTGA
- a CDS encoding SRPBCC family protein, which yields MKTYDLVDETLLAAGQDTVWESLVGELAGAARWWVPDNTFQPVNGAPDRVGALTRVTVHTKGVDKGGKKIRFTARTTAVEPGRRLALEYVEGAFRGTAEFTLAPLDDGGTQLAMRFRARPHGGLAVLARLVDIGAQHTRATRAAFGRLGRLLPAAPTPAGSAAPLPEVSR from the coding sequence TTGAAAACCTATGACCTCGTCGACGAGACGTTGCTCGCCGCCGGCCAGGACACGGTCTGGGAGTCCCTCGTGGGGGAACTCGCAGGCGCCGCCCGGTGGTGGGTGCCGGACAACACGTTCCAGCCGGTGAACGGCGCCCCGGACCGGGTGGGCGCGCTCACCCGGGTCACCGTTCACACCAAGGGCGTGGACAAGGGCGGCAAGAAGATCCGGTTCACCGCGCGCACGACCGCCGTGGAGCCGGGCAGGCGTCTCGCCCTCGAGTACGTGGAGGGGGCCTTCCGCGGCACGGCGGAGTTCACCCTCGCCCCGCTGGACGACGGCGGCACTCAACTGGCGATGCGTTTCCGGGCCCGGCCGCACGGCGGACTCGCCGTCTTGGCCCGGCTCGTGGACATCGGCGCGCAGCACACCCGCGCCACCCGGGCGGCGTTCGGCCGGCTCGGTCGCCTGCTGCCCGCCGCGCCGACCCCGGCTGGTTCCGCCGCCCCGCTCCCCGAGGTCTCCCGGTGA
- a CDS encoding BTAD domain-containing putative transcriptional regulator, which yields MLIRLVGLVSIEHDREAPRVLASHQAQIALARLCVERPTGTSREQLADAIWPDGPPSTWASALRSVVSRLRAFLATESPTSEPQLIARGGRYLLQLPEGAQVDVERGESAAISAAAAYRDGDHSTAQRLATTSVSLLRGPFLASYEGEWVDSVRARLREVRVSALETASSSSAALGDTHHALRYAEEAVRQAPFRESAYRCQMTAHRLAGNRAEALRIYQQLRTVLAEELGIDPSPESEAVYLGLLASPSPCTVPARSPHRTVSSHPLN from the coding sequence GTGCTCATCAGACTTGTCGGCCTTGTGTCCATCGAACACGACAGAGAGGCCCCACGGGTTCTCGCCAGCCACCAGGCTCAGATCGCGCTCGCCCGGCTCTGCGTCGAGCGTCCCACCGGCACCTCCCGGGAGCAGCTCGCCGACGCCATCTGGCCGGACGGCCCGCCGAGCACCTGGGCCTCGGCCCTCCGCAGCGTCGTCAGCCGTCTGCGGGCCTTCCTGGCCACGGAGTCGCCCACGTCCGAGCCGCAACTGATCGCCCGCGGGGGGCGCTATCTGCTGCAGCTTCCGGAGGGCGCCCAAGTGGACGTGGAGCGCGGCGAGAGCGCCGCCATCAGCGCGGCGGCGGCGTACCGCGACGGCGACCACAGCACCGCGCAGCGGCTCGCCACCACGTCCGTGTCCCTGCTGCGGGGCCCCTTCCTCGCCTCCTACGAGGGCGAGTGGGTCGACTCGGTCCGCGCCCGCCTGAGGGAGGTGCGCGTCTCCGCACTGGAGACGGCCAGCAGCTCCTCCGCCGCGCTGGGCGACACGCACCACGCCCTGCGCTACGCGGAGGAGGCGGTGCGCCAGGCGCCGTTTCGTGAGAGCGCCTACCGGTGTCAGATGACCGCGCATCGTCTGGCAGGCAACAGGGCCGAAGCGCTGCGGATATACCAGCAGTTGCGCACGGTGCTCGCCGAAGAGCTCGGTATCGACCCGAGCCCCGAGAGTGAAGCCGTGTATCTGGGTCTGCTGGCCAGTCCCAGTCCATGTACTGTGCCCGCCCGATCGCCGCACCGGACGGTGTCGTCACATCCACTGAACTGA
- a CDS encoding FAD-binding protein: MILHTPSRRAVLGTVGAAATVIGWNATTGSWAWAADSARRPGDQVVPVPDLDGTLTTDTSQFDSYTHDFGRLVTGTVPWAVLTPGSVQDIAKMIGYARTNGLKLAVNGRGGTGGDLESHSCYGQAAVSGGISVNARGMARILSTGSDSVTVEAGATWAEITDHLLPRGRTLPALPDYLRLSVGGTISVGGIGLTMGTEGLVADNVRSMVVVTGTGEVVTTSPNRRPELFRTALAGGGQVGVIVQVTLRTVRAAERATVFSLFYNDVASFMEDSEILLADHRFQMQGGEMVQRPDDSGWRYKIEAVATYSGGQIPDRAQLLRGLRDVRADAHIDDFALRDYLFRVDGFEAYLKDVGHWYQPKPWLSLFLPRSSAARFLRLAEAELTPDGLGAGALLSYPYLTSNVTAPMAVQPTERVGYLFDLLRFPHPGTGADDISRMVQQNRWLYDRAVEMGGKRCLVGAVPGLTNADWRRHFGPAYRALSEAKRRFDPGNVLTPGQGFFG, from the coding sequence ATGATCCTGCACACTCCCTCCCGCAGAGCGGTCCTCGGCACAGTGGGAGCCGCCGCCACTGTGATCGGCTGGAACGCCACCACTGGGAGCTGGGCATGGGCCGCCGACAGCGCCCGCCGTCCCGGCGACCAAGTCGTGCCCGTCCCCGACCTCGACGGCACCCTCACCACCGACACCTCCCAGTTCGACTCCTACACCCACGACTTCGGCCGCCTCGTGACCGGCACGGTGCCGTGGGCGGTGCTCACCCCCGGATCGGTCCAGGACATCGCCAAGATGATCGGCTACGCCAGGACGAACGGGCTCAAGCTCGCCGTCAATGGCCGCGGTGGCACCGGCGGGGACCTGGAGTCCCACTCCTGCTACGGCCAGGCCGCCGTCTCCGGGGGCATCTCGGTGAATGCCCGGGGCATGGCGCGCATCCTGTCCACCGGCTCCGACTCCGTCACCGTGGAGGCGGGCGCGACCTGGGCGGAGATCACCGACCACCTGCTCCCCCGGGGCCGTACGCTGCCCGCCCTGCCCGACTACCTGCGGCTCTCCGTCGGCGGCACCATCAGCGTCGGCGGCATCGGCCTGACCATGGGCACCGAGGGCCTGGTCGCCGACAACGTGCGGTCGATGGTGGTGGTGACCGGCACCGGCGAGGTGGTCACCACCTCGCCGAACCGTCGGCCCGAGCTGTTCCGCACCGCGCTGGCGGGCGGCGGACAGGTCGGCGTCATCGTCCAGGTGACCCTGCGGACCGTGCGCGCCGCCGAACGGGCCACCGTCTTCAGCCTGTTCTACAACGATGTCGCCTCCTTCATGGAGGACTCCGAGATCCTGCTGGCGGACCACCGCTTCCAGATGCAGGGCGGCGAGATGGTCCAGCGCCCGGACGACTCGGGCTGGCGCTACAAGATCGAGGCGGTCGCCACGTACTCCGGCGGCCAGATCCCGGACCGCGCCCAGTTGCTGCGGGGACTGCGGGACGTACGCGCCGACGCGCACATCGATGACTTCGCGCTGCGCGACTACCTCTTCCGCGTGGACGGCTTCGAGGCGTACCTGAAGGACGTCGGCCACTGGTACCAGCCCAAGCCCTGGCTGAGCCTTTTCCTGCCGCGTTCCTCGGCCGCGCGCTTCCTGCGCCTGGCGGAGGCCGAGCTGACGCCGGACGGGCTGGGCGCGGGGGCGCTGCTCAGCTACCCCTACCTCACCTCCAACGTCACCGCCCCCATGGCCGTGCAGCCAACGGAGCGGGTGGGCTACCTCTTCGACCTGCTGCGCTTCCCGCACCCCGGAACCGGGGCCGACGACATCTCCCGCATGGTGCAGCAGAACCGCTGGCTGTACGACCGGGCGGTGGAGATGGGCGGCAAGCGGTGCCTCGTCGGCGCGGTGCCCGGGCTGACCAACGCCGACTGGCGCCGCCATTTCGGCCCGGCGTACCGGGCGCTGAGCGAGGCGAAGCGGCGCTTCGACCCCGGCAACGTCCTCACCCCCGGCCAGGGTTTCTTCGGCTGA
- a CDS encoding anthrone oxygenase family protein, whose translation MNGLLQGLRVAGCRAGGAASAARRSDQGNTMRPSRALPAAATPPDPVLVAATIGTGLMAGLYLGFDVGVMLALARRGDERFVAAMRRANDALDDNAPFGALFLGVFLATGVAARRLDRADGSAAAREARSAAVLYGLSVVVTICVNLPLNRRLRDASGTSAADLAAARAAYERPWRRANAVRTVACLAALALLGDAARRRTITRAR comes from the coding sequence GTGAACGGCCTGCTGCAGGGCCTCCGGGTGGCCGGCTGCCGCGCCGGCGGTGCCGCGTCCGCCGCCCGTCGATCCGACCAGGGGAACACCATGCGTCCTTCCCGCGCCCTCCCGGCGGCCGCCACGCCACCGGACCCCGTCCTTGTCGCTGCCACCATCGGCACCGGCTTGATGGCCGGCCTCTACCTCGGGTTCGACGTCGGTGTGATGCTCGCCCTCGCGCGGCGGGGGGACGAGAGGTTCGTCGCCGCGATGCGCCGGGCCAATGACGCCCTGGACGACAACGCCCCCTTCGGGGCACTCTTCCTGGGTGTGTTCCTGGCCACCGGTGTCGCCGCCCGCCGACTCGACCGCGCGGACGGGAGCGCCGCCGCCCGGGAGGCTCGTTCGGCCGCAGTGCTGTACGGCCTCAGCGTCGTGGTGACGATCTGCGTCAACCTGCCCCTGAACCGCAGGCTGCGCGACGCCTCGGGCACGTCAGCGGCCGACCTGGCGGCGGCGAGAGCCGCCTACGAGCGACCCTGGCGCAGGGCCAACGCGGTCCGTACGGTCGCGTGCCTCGCCGCCCTCGCCCTGCTGGGAGACGCGGCCCGGCGGCGGACGATCACCCGGGCGCGTTGA
- a CDS encoding AraC family transcriptional regulator, which produces MDTLSGLLGSPKARGAFLLKSVFNPPWGLRIEDRAPLSLVTMMHGSAWVLREGCDPVRLAAGDVAVLRGPEPYTLVDDPATRPGITVDAEQRCHTIDGENVTEAMSLGVRTWGEPHRTGSAMMLSGTYQAPNEVGRRLLAGLPALLVQPASAARAPLIGMLAAEVDKEDIGQEVVLDRLLDLLLISVLRSWLMEPGTGAPLWFRAQSDPVVGRALRLLHERPSEPWTVASLASSVGTSRAVLARHFTELVGEPPMSYLTGWRLTLASELLRDPELSVAGIAQRVGYSGPFALSAAFKRERGVSPQEFRRGKRAGEAMATGSDDRTVILRR; this is translated from the coding sequence GTGGATACGCTCAGCGGCCTGCTGGGGAGCCCCAAGGCGCGGGGTGCCTTCCTCCTGAAATCGGTGTTCAACCCCCCGTGGGGACTGCGCATCGAGGACCGCGCGCCCCTGTCGCTGGTCACTATGATGCACGGCTCGGCGTGGGTGCTCCGCGAGGGCTGCGACCCGGTGCGGCTGGCGGCGGGGGACGTGGCGGTCCTGCGCGGCCCCGAACCGTACACGCTCGTCGACGACCCGGCGACACGCCCGGGCATCACCGTCGACGCCGAGCAGCGCTGCCACACCATTGACGGGGAGAACGTCACCGAAGCGATGTCCCTGGGCGTACGCACCTGGGGGGAGCCACACCGCACGGGGTCGGCCATGATGCTCAGCGGCACCTATCAGGCGCCCAACGAGGTCGGGCGCAGGCTGCTCGCCGGCCTGCCGGCCCTGCTGGTCCAGCCCGCTTCCGCCGCGCGGGCCCCGCTGATCGGCATGCTGGCCGCCGAGGTGGACAAGGAGGACATCGGCCAGGAGGTGGTCCTCGACCGGCTGCTCGACCTGCTGCTCATCAGCGTCCTCCGCTCCTGGCTCATGGAGCCGGGCACCGGCGCGCCGCTCTGGTTCCGGGCCCAGAGCGACCCGGTGGTGGGGCGGGCTCTGCGGCTGCTGCACGAGCGGCCCAGCGAGCCGTGGACGGTCGCATCGCTCGCCTCCTCCGTCGGGACCTCCCGGGCGGTGCTGGCACGTCACTTCACAGAGCTCGTCGGTGAGCCACCGATGTCCTATCTCACCGGATGGCGGCTGACGCTCGCCTCCGAGCTGCTGCGAGACCCCGAGCTGTCCGTCGCCGGTATCGCCCAGCGGGTGGGGTACTCGGGCCCGTTCGCCCTGAGCGCCGCGTTCAAGCGGGAACGCGGCGTCAGCCCGCAGGAGTTCCGCCGGGGCAAGCGGGCCGGCGAGGCCATGGCCACCGGCTCCGACGACCGGACGGTCATTCTCAGACGCTGA
- a CDS encoding alpha/beta hydrolase, whose product MTAPAPGETYLGTEDGARLAVSVLDPLERGDEDRPPVVLAHGWGGSRRIWSPVTDRLLRRGFPVVAYDLRGHGASTLGAHGVTAAAMSADLAAVVRYAGGAPLVVGHSGGGFAALALAAAPEPDARPVGLVLVASAAHDQDTPENEARMMEALLFSWALRRPTVGRALLRQMTGAALAPRLREVNRQLFASTAPEVRAACFRSSRGMDLRAALADARLPAAVLAGEADRVIRPELGRELASALPDAVFTSIPRAGHVLPLEHPEAVAQAVARIAERAVERARTTWGAEETGTL is encoded by the coding sequence GTGACCGCGCCCGCCCCCGGTGAGACGTACCTCGGTACCGAGGACGGGGCCCGGCTGGCGGTCTCCGTCCTGGACCCGCTGGAGCGGGGCGACGAGGACCGGCCCCCGGTGGTGCTCGCCCACGGCTGGGGCGGTAGCCGCCGGATCTGGAGCCCGGTGACCGACCGGCTGCTGCGGCGCGGCTTCCCGGTGGTCGCCTATGACCTGCGGGGTCACGGCGCCTCCACGTTGGGCGCCCACGGGGTGACCGCAGCCGCGATGAGCGCTGACCTTGCGGCGGTCGTCCGGTACGCGGGAGGCGCGCCGCTCGTCGTCGGCCACTCCGGCGGCGGATTCGCGGCGCTCGCCCTGGCGGCCGCGCCTGAGCCCGATGCCCGCCCGGTGGGTCTGGTCCTGGTCGCCTCGGCGGCGCACGACCAGGACACCCCCGAGAACGAAGCGCGGATGATGGAGGCGCTGCTCTTCTCCTGGGCCCTGCGCCGCCCCACTGTGGGCCGGGCCCTGCTGCGGCAGATGACGGGCGCGGCGCTGGCCCCCCGGCTGCGCGAGGTCAATCGGCAGTTGTTCGCCTCGACCGCGCCGGAGGTGCGGGCGGCTTGCTTCCGCTCCTCCCGGGGCATGGACCTGCGGGCCGCTCTCGCGGACGCGCGGCTGCCCGCCGCGGTCCTGGCGGGCGAGGCCGACCGGGTCATCCGGCCCGAACTGGGCCGGGAGCTGGCGTCGGCCCTCCCGGACGCCGTGTTCACGTCGATCCCGCGTGCCGGGCATGTCCTGCCTCTGGAGCACCCGGAGGCCGTGGCCCAGGCCGTCGCCCGGATCGCCGAACGGGCCGTGGAGCGGGCCCGCACCACCTGGGGCGCCGAGGAGACGGGCACCCTGTGA